A genomic segment from Halobacteriovorax sp. DA5 encodes:
- a CDS encoding FAD/NAD(P)-binding oxidoreductase yields the protein MKIIIVGGGTAGITMAARLRNELSPSYTISVIEPSEYHYYQPYWTLNGAGIGKKEDTRRTTASVMPNGVEWIKDRCQQIRPDKKEVETLEHGTLNYDILVVAPGIQINWNEIEGLKDSIGKKGVCSNYSYDYVDYTWKFLQELKNGNALFTFPNSPLKCGGAPQKIMYLVEDYVRKHGNRDNVTIEFASPGQAIFGIPKYKAALEKIIKERDIKTHFHINLEKLDGENNKAYFRDLQTNELIEKDYSFIHVVPPMSAPDFLKDSDLLDSTGWIDVDKHTLQHKKYSNVFAIGDATNVPTAKTGAAVRKQAPVLVENIVKFINNKTNFNTSYNGYTSCPIVTGYGQLILAEFDYDGNPCETFPFDQAKPRWSMYFLKAHILPIVYWHGMLKGRM from the coding sequence ATGAAAATTATTATTGTTGGTGGTGGAACGGCCGGTATTACAATGGCGGCACGCTTAAGAAATGAATTAAGCCCTTCATATACTATTTCTGTCATTGAACCTTCTGAGTATCATTACTACCAACCTTATTGGACTCTTAATGGCGCTGGTATCGGAAAAAAAGAAGATACAAGACGTACAACTGCTTCAGTCATGCCAAATGGTGTTGAATGGATCAAGGATCGTTGTCAACAAATCCGACCAGATAAGAAGGAAGTTGAAACTCTTGAGCATGGAACACTAAACTACGATATCCTGGTAGTTGCACCAGGAATTCAAATTAATTGGAATGAAATTGAAGGCCTAAAAGACTCCATCGGAAAGAAAGGTGTTTGTTCAAATTATAGCTATGACTATGTGGATTATACTTGGAAATTTCTCCAAGAGCTTAAAAATGGCAACGCGCTATTTACCTTTCCAAACTCCCCACTAAAATGTGGTGGTGCTCCTCAAAAGATCATGTACCTTGTTGAAGACTATGTACGTAAACATGGCAATAGAGACAATGTAACGATTGAGTTTGCAAGTCCAGGTCAGGCAATTTTTGGAATTCCAAAATATAAAGCTGCACTTGAAAAGATTATAAAAGAAAGAGATATCAAAACACACTTTCACATCAATTTAGAAAAACTAGATGGTGAAAATAACAAGGCCTATTTTAGAGATCTCCAAACAAATGAACTGATAGAAAAAGATTATTCTTTTATTCATGTTGTTCCGCCGATGTCAGCGCCAGACTTCTTAAAGGATAGTGATCTACTTGATAGCACGGGCTGGATTGATGTTGATAAGCATACGCTTCAACATAAGAAATATTCCAATGTTTTTGCGATTGGCGATGCGACAAATGTCCCAACGGCCAAAACAGGTGCGGCAGTAAGAAAGCAGGCTCCAGTTCTTGTCGAAAATATTGTGAAATTCATTAATAATAAAACTAATTTCAATACAAGCTATAATGGTTATACCTCATGTCCGATTGTAACTGGCTACGGACAACTAATTCTTGCAGAATTTGATTACGACGGAAATCCATGTGAGACTTTCCCATTTGATCAAGCAAAGCCTCGCTGGAGTATGTACTTTCTAAAAGCACATATTTTGCCAATTGTTTACTGGCATGGAATGCTTAAAGGAAGAATGTAA
- a CDS encoding DUF3365 domain-containing protein — protein sequence MKKIIISLLITSSLFASEQQAVQAIQKTAMALKKELQAAMKVSPVNAVSVCNTKAMPITKKFHEDGVEVGRVSLKNRNPNNTVKGWMNDTIMSYESGKNKKKYSVVRIDSDKNGIIMPIKTMPLCLNCHGDNLKPEVQSKITQLYPSDKATGYKSGDIRGYFWATFKANK from the coding sequence ATGAAAAAGATAATCATTTCCCTACTAATTACATCAAGTTTATTTGCCTCTGAGCAGCAGGCCGTCCAAGCAATACAGAAAACAGCAATGGCACTTAAGAAAGAGCTTCAAGCAGCAATGAAAGTCTCTCCAGTTAACGCTGTATCGGTTTGTAATACAAAGGCCATGCCGATCACTAAGAAGTTTCATGAAGACGGAGTCGAAGTCGGCCGTGTCAGTCTTAAGAATAGAAATCCAAACAATACTGTAAAGGGTTGGATGAATGACACAATTATGAGTTATGAGTCAGGAAAAAATAAGAAGAAATATTCCGTCGTAAGAATCGACTCAGATAAGAATGGTATTATCATGCCAATCAAAACAATGCCTCTTTGTCTTAACTGCCATGGAGATAACCTAAAACCTGAAGTACAGTCAAAGATCACTCAGCTTTATCCGAGTGATAAGGCCACTGGATATAAGAGCGGTGATATTCGTGGATACTTTTGGGCAACATTTAAAGCAAATAAATAA
- a CDS encoding OsmC family protein produces the protein MGTYTTITKGNSESIELSLTADKKQAITITPPPEFNGVESEWSPEDLFSASISSCYILTFKSFASFKKLAFNNIEVKADAHLEKVAKGYEFTKCDIHVHLEICCESDVDPYLDLLYKAKDNCLVTKSMKCEFTLHPKIKNLAKK, from the coding sequence ATGGGTACGTATACAACGATTACTAAGGGAAACTCTGAAAGTATCGAGTTAAGCCTTACGGCAGATAAAAAACAGGCCATTACGATTACTCCGCCGCCTGAATTTAATGGTGTCGAGAGTGAGTGGAGCCCTGAAGATCTTTTTAGTGCAAGTATCTCTAGTTGCTATATTCTAACATTCAAGTCTTTTGCTTCTTTTAAAAAACTTGCTTTTAATAATATTGAAGTAAAGGCAGATGCTCATCTCGAAAAAGTGGCCAAGGGCTATGAATTTACGAAATGTGATATTCACGTTCATTTAGAAATTTGTTGTGAGTCAGATGTTGATCCTTATTTAGATCTTCTTTACAAGGCCAAGGATAATTGTCTTGTTACAAAGTCAATGAAGTGTGAGTTTACTCTACATCCTAAAATTAAAAACCTTGCAAAGAAGTAA